A region from the Lolium perenne isolate Kyuss_39 chromosome 4, Kyuss_2.0, whole genome shotgun sequence genome encodes:
- the LOC127295233 gene encoding hexose carrier protein HEX6: protein MAVGFAGGEDQQRCYGGRVTAFAALSCVTAAMGGAIFGYDIGTAGGVSSMEPFLREFFPEVHRRIQAGAGVGNYCKFDSQLLTLFTSSLYVSGLLTAVLLASWFTARHGRRPSMILGGFAYLAGAAVSGGAVNVYMAILGRALLGVGLGFANQAVPLYLSEMAPARYRGAFSNGFQFSLCLGALAATVVNYLAQKIKAGWGWRLSLGLAAVPAVMLTVGAIFLPETPNSLIQQGRDRGEVKALLKKIRGIDAVDEELDDIVATNDAAGKATDNNGLRMILSRQRYRPQLAMAILIPSFTQLTGINAVGFYAPVLLRTFGMSESAALLCTVVMVIVSSASTFASMFLVDRFGRRTLLLVGGVQMFLSEVLIGGIMAAKLGDEGQLSKTYALALIILIGVYSTGFGWSWGPLSWLVPSEIFPLEVRSAGQSVTVAWGFVFTILVAQYFLAMLCRLKAWLFFFFAGWIVVMTAFVYLFLPETKGIPIEQIGKVWTGHWFWKRVVGVEELPAAPEKL, encoded by the exons ATGGCCGTGGGATTCGCTGGTGGCGAGGACCAGCAGCGCTGTTACGGTGGGAGGGTCACCGCGTTCGCGGCGCTCTCCTGCGTCACGGCGGCCATGGGCGGCGCTATCTTCGGCTACGACATCGGAACCGCTGGCGGAGTGTCATCGATGGAGCCGTTCCTAAGGGAGTTCTTCCCGGAGGTGCATCGGCGGATCCAGGCCGGCGCTGGCGTCGGCAACTACTGCAAGTTTGACAGCCAGCTGCTCACGCTCTTCACCTCGTCGCTCTACGTGTCCGGCCTCCTCACGGCGGTGCTCCTCGCGTCCTGGTTCACAGCCAGGCACGGGCGCCGGCCGTCGATGATCCTCGGCGGGTTCGcgtacctcgccggcgcagcggTCAGCGGCGGGGCGGTGAACGTGTACATGGCCATTCTTGGCCGGGCGCTGCTCGGTGTCGGGCTCGGATTCGCTAATCAG GCAGTGCCACTGTACCTGTCCGAGATGGCGCCGGCGCGATACAGGGGAGCGTTCAGCAACGGCTTCCAGTTCAGCCTCTGTCTCGGGGCTCTCGCCGCGACCGTCGTCAACTACTTGGCGCAGAAGATCAAGGCCGGCTGGGGCTGGAGGCTCTCGCTGGGCCTGGCTGCCGTCCCCGCCGTGATGCTCACCGTCGGCGCCATCTTCCTGCCAGAGACGCCCAACAGCCTCATCCAGCAAGGCAGAGACCGTGGCGAGGTGAAGGCGTTGCTCAAAAAGATCAGGGGCATCGACGCGGTCGACGAAGAACTGGACGACATCGTCGCCACTAATGACGCCGCGGGAAAGGCCACCGACAACAACGGCCTGCGCATGATCCTGTCGCGGCAACGGTACCGCCCGCAGCTCGCCATGGCCATCCTGATTCCGTCGTTCACGCAGCTCACGGGGATCAACGCCGTCGGGTTCTACGCGCCGGTGCTTCTGCGCACCTTCGGCATGAGCGAGAGTGCGGCGCTGCTGTGCACCGTCGTCATGGTCATCGTGTCCTCGGCGTCGACGTTCGCGTCCATGTTCCTCGTTGACCGCTTCGGCAGGCGGACGCTCCTCCTCGTCGGCGGCGTCCAGATGTTCCTCTCGGAGGTGCTCATCGGCGGCATCATGGCCGCCAAGCTCGGCGACGAGGGCCAGCTCAGCAAGACTTACGCTCTCGCACTCATCATCCTCATCGGCGTCTACTCCACCGGCTTCGGCTGGTCCTGGGGCCCGCTGAGCTGGCTGGTGCCGAGCGAGATCTTCCCGCTGGAGGTCCGGTCCGCCGGGCAGAGCGTCACCGTGGCGTGGGGCTTCGTGTTCACCATCTTGGTCGCGCAGTACTTCCTGGCCATGCTGTGCCGGTTGAAGGCGTGGCTGTTCTTCTTCTTCGCTGGGTGGATCGTGGTGATGACGGCGTTCGTATACTTGTTCTTGCCAGAGACTAAGGGGATACCCATTGAACAGATTGGGAAGGTGTGGACGGGGCACTGGTTCTGGAAGAGGGTTGTGGGAGTTGAGGAAttgccggctgctcctgagaagcTTTGA